GGTTTGCCAAACATCTTCAAAAGCTACGAGTTCAATAGAATCGTCTGTGATAATGCTTTCTACACCACACTTTTTAAGTTCTGTTTTAAGCGCAACTAATCGATCCGTTTCCTTGATTTTTAAAGTATGCAAGCCAGTAAGTTTAACTTTAATTTTTAAACCAGCGCAAGTGATAGCTATTGTTTGTGCCAAATCTGGGTTTCTGTTCAAGTCTAGACGAATGATCTCTGGCGGCGTGTAGTCGGTTTTTTTGCGTAAAATTACTTTATTGTTTCGCCAAAGTGTCATTACGCCAAAATATTTTTCGTATATCGGGACTAGCCGAGCGTCTCCTTGTAAACTGTCTCTTTTATAGGTGGAAAGCGTAATGTTGCAGTCTTTGGATAATGCAGCAATACTATACCAGTAAGAGGCAGAGCTCCAGTCCGATTCCACGATTACATTAGTTCTTTGTATTTTGCGACATGGCAATACGCGTATTCCCTTTTCATTTTCTAGCCATTCAACTTTTATTTCCACGGATTCTAATTGAGTTTTAGTCATCTCAATGTAGGGTTTAGAGGTTAATTCAGTAGTGAAATTTATTTCTAAACCTTGTCTTAATTTGGGGGCAATGAGCATCAATGCAGAAATGTATTGGCTGCTTAAATTGGCTTGAATTTCGATGTTTTTTGGTTGAATAGCTTTTCCTGTGATTTTGAGTGGGGGATAGCCTTGTTTGTTTACATATTCAATATCGGCTCCTGCTTTTTTTAAAGCATCTACTAAAGGGGCTATGGGGCGTTCTTGCATTCTTTTTGAGCCCGTGAGAAGCACTTTTTTTACTTTTGAAAAAGCGTAATATGCAGTCAGGAATCGCATAGCGGTACCTGCGTGGTGAATATTTACTTCTTGTGAGTCTTTTTGTAGTGCTTTTTGCAAAACCTCGGTATCTTCGGCGTCGGCTATGTTTTCTATATCTTTGATTTCTGGGTATAGCTTTTTTAAAATCAGCCAGCGGTTGCTTTCGCTTTTTGAGCCTCCGATTTCGATTTCTCCAAAAATTTCGGCAGAGTGGTGGATAAGTTTCATAATTTAAGAACGGAGTTTTGGGTTATTGGCGTGTCTGTCGTGGTCTCTTTTGGTTTTGAGTTCCATTTTGCGCTGAAAGGCAGCATCGATATCTGTACCTGTCTGGTTAGCCAAGCAAATTGCCACAAAAATTACATCTGCCAACTCTTCGCCTAAATCTTTATTTTTGTCTGATTCCTTCTCGCTTTGCTCTCCATAGCGTCGTGCAATAATGCGTGCCACTTCGCCTACTTCTTCGGTGAGCTGTGCCATATTGGTGAGCTCATTGAAATAGCGAACGCCATGGTTTTTTATCCATTCATCTACTTGTTGCTGGGCTTGTTTTAAAGACATAAAAAAATAGCTATATTTTTATTTTTTGTATAAAACTGGGTTAAACTCCTCGTCGTTGTACATTTTCATTTGCTTGTACACTTTCATTTTCTTGGTGCCATTTTGCAAATCAGTAATAAGTTCCTCAATAGCAGTGCCCAAATCTTCTTTTTGGGTTAAAAGCACATCAAGTTTTTCTTGAGATTTTTTGCGGTGTTCTTCGCTCGCATCAGCACGATTAGCTTCCTCTCGCATGTGGTAAATTTTCAAAGCAAGAATAGAAAAACGATCAATTGCCCATGCAGGGCTTTCGGTGTTTATTTTAGCTTCTGGTGAGGTTTTAATAGCTTTTAATTCGTTCAAAAACCAACTGTCGATATATTCAACAGTGTCTGTTCTTTCTTGATTAGATTGGTCGATCCAGCGTTTGATTTTTAAAGCTTCTTCTGGCGAAATTTCAGGGTCACGAATGATGTCTTCTAGATGCCATTGTACAGTATCGATCCAGTTTTTGCGATACAATAGGTGGTCTAGGCTACTACTTTCATATGGATTGTTGAGCGTAGCGTAAACATCGTCTTTTAAATGATAATCCTTAATACTTTGTTCAAAAATTTTCCAAGCGTTTTTCGTCAAATTCATTGTTTCAGTTTAAATGTTGTAAATAATCCTTCCATGGTAGTGAGGTAGTCTCTCTTTTTACTCTTACCTTGGTTAAGCGGTGCAAATAAAATAGCTTGCGCGATATAAAGTGTGTGATTTTTTTGGTCAAGCAAAATCTTACTTGTGTATGGTCCTCCCATTTGAGAGAGCGTCATAGACCACCATCCTTGAGACTCGTATGCCAATACATTTGGCGCAGGGCTAGGCAGAGGCGTAAAGTCGTAAGAATCCATAAAAGCTGGATTTTTTTCCACCATTACATGGTCTTTCACTTCCACTCGCATGGAGTCGTTTCCATTCTTTATGTATTCAAATTTGGGCTCTTTTCCGCCCTCGGTGTAAAGTCCTGTGATAGAATCGCTAATTTTGATGAATTCTTGTAAATCAAGGTTAGGTTTATTGAACGGAACTTTGTACACCAAAATGTTGATGATATCGAAGGATGATTTATTGACTAAATTGTTTTTAGCATCACGATTGGTAATTGTATTGACTTGGTCTTTGCGATACCAAACGAAGTTTTTCTCAGCACTTGCAATTTGGTAGTCTTTTGGTATCAAAAGAGAGACGCCCATAGCATCTAAATTAGGCGTACTTGCCTTGGCTTTAGAAATATAACTTTCAAGCAAAAAAGCTCTATCAGCCCAGCGATAAAGATTGATGATACTGTCTTGATTTTTATGCAAAAGGTCGGCGATTTCTTGAGCATTATTTCCGTGCACTTCTACATAGCCTTGCGGTTTTGCAAACTTGTTTTTTTCAGCAATAAACTCAGGCGCACCTAGCTTTAAATTTAAAATTAATCGAGTAGAGTTGAAGCGGTCGAGCGTATTTTCCTCAAAATGGCGAGAGCCAAACATGATTTCAGCAGGGTAGTAAATGCCCGGGAACACTCTACCAAAAAGTAAAGAATCCTCAAGTGTAGGTTTAATTTCTTTGTATAAGTCATCGCTAGCAAACACCGAAACCAAGTTGATTGGTCCAGATGATGGCTTTCTGTAGGGCTCAGAACTTTCAGACTTTTTGCCACAAGATACAAAAAGCAAAATGATGATTAAAAAAAATGGGAATTTTGCAAATCCCAAATTTTTATTGTGATTGAATAAAATTCCCATTACAATTAAATTTTTAAATTATTGTTGATTAATTTCCTCTTTTTTCTCTTCCTTGGTTTTGTTTTCTTCTTTAGTCGCGTCTTTGAATTCTTTAATTCCTGTGCCTAATCCTTTCATCAATTCAGGGATTTTTCTACCCCCGAAAAGAATCAAAATAATAAGACCGATGATTAGAATCTCATTCCAACCTAACATACCTAAAAATACGGTTGCTAACATATGCGTTTTGGTTTTTTACAAATTTATAAAATAATTTTTAATATCAGATATTACATACCAGAAATCCAGCTAGCCGGATTCTGTTTCGATGTTCCGTTCCAGATTTGGAAATCTAGAATCGTATTGTTGTCTGGATCGGTATATACGGTACCGATGTTTTGTCTAGTGCTTACTTTTTGCCCTTGCGAAACATTTACTGTACTTAAATTATTGTAGACAGTAAAGTAGTTCCCATGCGAGATCATCACAGCCTTGTTCCCGCCTTGGATAGAGATTACTCGCGAAACTACGCCATCAAACACGGCACGCACGGGGCTGCCTTTTTTAGTGGCAATTTTTACCCCTGCGTTGTTTACGGTAGTTTGTGGTAAAAGCGGGTGTGGCTGAGTTCCAAATCGTCCTACAACTTCACCGCTTGCCACTGGCCAAGGTAGGCGACCTCTGTTTGAGGTAAAGTTGCTTGAAAGTGCCTCGTTGCTTGTGCGATTTTCATAAGTTTTGGCAACTTCCGCTTTTGATTTTTCTTCTGCTACTTTATTGATTTCCTCGTATTTTTTCTCCACTTTAGCCACCTCTGTTGCTTGGTTTTTACCCTCTTCTCGTGCCTTAGCTTTGGCAGCAGCAATAGCAGCTTTCCTTTCTGCCTCGGCTTTCGCTTTTCTTTCTGCTTCTAAACGCGCAAGGCGTTCACGTTCCTTTCGTGCGGCCTCTTCTCGTGCCTTTCTTTCCGCTTCTGCTTTGGCTTTTGCAATGCGAATTTCTTCTTGAATTATGGCTTGGATTTTAGCCTCTAGTGCTTTGTTTTGTTTTTCTTTATCTTTAATTTGAGCAGAAATTTCATTTTCATTTTTCTTAAATTCGGCTAAAATCTTATTTTGCTCTTCTTGCTCACGCAACATGTTCTCTTTTAAGACTTCGCGTTGCGCCAATAAGACTTCTTTTTCGTTTCTAGCCTTTTGTTGTTGAGCTTTTTCTTTCTCTATAGCGGCTTGTTTTTGTGAAATTTCTTCAGCCTTTTGCCCTTGAAATCCAGAATATTTTTCCAAATATTCGATTCTTCTAAATGCTTCCGTGAAGTTTCTTGCCGAAAGTATAAAAAGTACTTTGTTTTGGAGTGATTTGTTTACATACGCATTCACGAGTACACTTTTGTATTCTTTCTTAAGTTCAGTGAGTTCACGCTTGTATTTGTTGATGGCTAATTGTGAGAGGTAAATTTCGTCGTCAATTGCTTGTTTTTCTTTGGCCGTTGTGTTCACTAGCTGGTTTTGTGCCGAAATTTTATCTTTCAGCTGTTTTAAATAAAGAATTGATTTTTTGGACTCGGAACGAGTTTGGTTCAAACTTTTGTTCAGTTTTGCAATTTGATTTTGCAGGGCACGGCTTTCTCTTCTCAGCTTTTCCTTGTTGTACTGAGCGTTTCCGATACCCACACAAAGCAGTAATATGAATAGAATTAGTTTTTTCATGAATTTTTAGGTGAAAGATGTTTTAATTAATCTTTTTTTCTTTGTATCCACTCGGAATGTTAAATGGTGGATTATTTTCTTCAAAAACAAAATTAGTGTAATCTAATTCAATGAGGTCTTTTTGCTTTCCATTTATTGAAATTTTAACAAAGCTCGGGAAGTTTTGATCATTGAATTTTTGCCACTCATCATAAGTTACCTCGATGTTGGTTTGTGAAGTCGGGTCTTTCACTTCTACTTTTCTCAATCGGTAATTGCTGTCTAAATAAAAATTATGAATATACTGGTTTTTTTTAGGCGATTTCTCGATTTCAGCATTTTTGTCGTAGCTCAAAATATACTGATTATCGTCGGTAGTTTCCAAGCTGTAATCTTGCGGAGTGCCGATTAAAAATAACTGACCTAAAAGTAGTTGTTGCAAACGATCATAGGTAATGAAATTTACCTTTAATAAATCATTGAAATAATCAAAATTACTATCTACATATTCTTTGCTTAAAACGCTGTATCCTTGCACTTTACTAGGTGTGATGTTGATTCTTGCACCAGTGATCCCTAAAATTGAGGCATTTGCCCAAATTCTTTCTTGATTCTTAATATATAGACGCAAATTGGCGTTCAAATTTTTACCATTCATATCGGTATGAATTTTTGATTTGATTTGAACTTGCTTAAATTTAGGTAATTGGCTGTCGTATTTAGCATAAAAAGTAGTCAAAGTCTGTTCTTTGGCTTCGCCTCTCGCTTTCACGACATTTTTTTGCGGTCCACATGCACTCAAAATCAGCGTAAGCGGAAGAATATAGGTGAGTAATCTTTTCATAATTAATTTTTTAAGTATTAAAAAAATCGGTAAAAAATCGATTTTTAATGATTTTTATTTTTTACCCGTGCTACCAAAGCCACCGTCGCCGCGAGAGGTGTCCGAAAGCGTTTCGCTCAATTCCCATTCTGCGCGTTCGTGCTTTGCAATCACGAGCTGAGCAATGCGTTCGCCATCGTTCACCGTAAAAGGCTCGTTGGAAACATTTGCCAAAATCACGCCCAATTCGCCACGATAATCGGAATCAATAGTTCCAGGAGAATTTAAGCATGTGAGCCCATGTTTTAAGGCTAAACCACTTCTTGGTCGCACTTGCGCCTCATACCCCTTCGGGATTTCCATGAAAAGCCCTGTAGGGATTAAAGCTCGCTCAAGTGGCTGCAGCGTAATTGGCTCATTTAGATTGGCATATAAGTCCATGCCTGCGGCTCCTTCTGTTTTGTATTCTGGCAACGAATGCTTTGATTTGTTGATTATTTTAATTTTCATCGGTTTAATTTTAATTGTAGTGTTTTATATTCTATGACAAAAATAATGCCTCCGTAAATAATTAATAACAAATTGCTTATCCAGAAATTGGCACTAAATACTACATAGCTTATAACGCTAAATGCTATACACAGCCCTAAATATAAGAGAATTTTTTTCATTCGGTAGGGTATTGTGTAATATTTTTGCCCTAAGATGTAGCTCAGGCACATCATTACAAAGTAGGCGAGTAGCGTTGCCCAAGCGGAAATCATAAACCCAAAGTAGGGCAATAAAAGTAAATTCATAAGTATCGTAACACCAGCTCCTGCCCATGAAATGATTGTTCCCATTTGAGTGCGATCGGTAACTTTGTACCAAGTGGACATGTTGTAATAAATTCCGAAAAATAGATTGGCAATTACAATAATCGGAACAATATCGATGGCTACCCAGTAAGCTCTATCTCGGATAAATAATTCTTTCAGCCAGCCGATGTTTGCAATTAAGGCTAGGGCTGCAAAACTTGCGGCGATTACAAAATATTCTGTCACGCGGGCATAAGTTTTTCGGGCATCGGCTTTTTCCATTTGTTTAAAGAAAAACGGCTCAACGCCTAATCGATAAGCGGTAACGAAAAGCGTCATCAAAACGGCTAATTTGTAGCAGCCACCATAGGCTCCTGCGTGCGTGTCCGAGATTACAAATCGCTGCATGGCTTTGTCTAAATTTTCATTGACCATAAAAGCTAAACCTGCTAGCATTACAGGATAAGCATATTTAATCATTCGTTTAAATAAACCTATGTCAAATTTAAAGTTCACTTTAGCCACAATAGGCGAAAGCAGTAAAAACGAAATTAAACTGCCAAAAAGATTACTAAAGAACGGAAACGAAACTTTATCCCTTAAGCCAAATGAATAGGAAACTTCTAGCGGAATTACGATGAATAAACTTAAAACCAAAAGCGTTTGTACAATCGATGAGGTTACGCGCACCGCCGAGTAGCGAATGGGGCGATTATTGAATCGTAGCCACGCAAACGGAATGACGCACAGGGTGTCGAAAAATGCAATCCAGCCAAACCAGCGAATGTACTCTGGGTGAGAGCTGAAATCAAGCATGTTGGCAATTCCTTGGTCAAAAACCATACAGATGATTAAAAATAATAAGGCATTAAAAAATAGGAAGATGGAGCTAGTGTTGAGGGCCTTCATTTTTTGGTCTGATTCTGCCGCAAATCGGAAAAAAGCTGTTTCAAATCCAAAGGTCAAAACGATGTTCACAAACGAAATTAAAGCATATAAATTAGTGAAAACAGCATATTCTACTGTGTCCAATTCCTTGATGTAGTATGGTGTAAGGGCGAAATTTATAAGCCTTGGTAAAATTGCCCCAATACCATAAATTACGGTTTCGCTAATAAGTCTTTTGTACAAAATATTAATTTTAAAGCTACAAAATTGTACTTTCTTTTTGGAAATACAAAGAAAAAAACAAATGAAATCTTTATATTTGTATTTACATATGGAAACTTTTACATCGAATTTACGCGTAGGCGTATTAGGAAGCGGTAGTTTCGGGACTGCAATTGTAAAGATTTTGTGCGAAAATTTACCAAAAGTGAATTGGTGTGTGCGAAATACTTATACACGAAATTATATTCAGCAAGAGTGCCGCAATCCCAATTATTTGTCATCTGTAGAGTTCGATGTAGAAAAGTTACAGCTCACTACCAGTGTAAATCAATTAGTTCGCAATAGCGATGTCATAATATTCGTGGTTCCTTCAATCTATTTGCTCGATGCATTAAAAGATTTAAACCAATCCCTAAAAAATAAAATTGTAGTTACGGCAATTAAAGGTTTAATTCCTCAGCAAGGTAGAATTATTACAGATTATTTAAAAGAAGAGTTGAAGGTTCCAGAGGAAAATTTAGGGGTAATTGCAGGGCCATGCCACGCAGAAGAAATTGCACTCGAAAGACTTTCTTACATCACGGTAGGGTTTACCGATCCACGAAAAGCCTATATTGCTAAAAGAATTCTCACTTGTGATTATGTAAATGTAAACGCTAGCGAAGATGTTTATGGGATAGAGCATGCAGCAGTCATCAAAAATACATTTGCCATCGCTGCAGGAATTGCTCACGGGCTAGGATATGGAGATAACTTTCAAGCCGTGCTGATGAGTAATGCCATTCGCGAGATGAAAAAATATTTAAAAAAAATCAGCCCTGTTAAGCGAAATGTTAACGATTCGGTGTATTTGGGCGATTTGCTCGTAACGGGATATTCTTATTTTAGCCGAAATCGTATGCTCGGAACCATGATTGGAAAAGGCTACACCGTGAAATCTGCGCTCATGGAAATGAACATGGTGCCAGAAGGCTATTACGCGACAGAGGGGATCCAGCAAATAGCGAAAGCTAATGAATTGAAAATGCCTATATTGAAAGCGGTATATAAAATTCTATACCAAAATAAAACTCCTCAAAAACAATTCGGTAAACTTACCAAAAAATTAGATTAAAATCCGATTTTTTTGCGTTTTTTGTAATCGCTAAATCTATGCCAAATGTCTACTTGTAGTGATTCAAAATTTAGCTGATTTATATCACGGTTAAAACTTCTTTTGCCCGCATGCTAAGTTATATATTTGTGTAAATATTTAAACGGGAAATTTAATTATCTACTTGATAATGATTTGTTTAAATGTTTTTAGTCTAAAGGGACAAAAAACACGCACATTTATAAAAAATGATACAATCTGTAATCAAAAGAGACGGGAGAATCGTAGGTTTTAACGAAGAAAAAATATGCACTGCGATTCGCAAAGCTATGCTACACACCGATGCAGGCGCCGACGAACCTTTAATCCAAAAAATTGCCAATCACATCGCTTGTGCTTCTAAGGAGCAAATGAGTGTGGAAGAAATTCAAGACCAAGTCGAAATGCACTTGATGAAAAGTCCGCGCAAGGATGTAGCCAAAAAGTATATCACTTATCGCGATCAGCGAAACATCGCCCGAAAAGCTAAAACCCGCGATATTTTCCTAGAGATTATAGAAACCAAATCCAACGATATTACGCGCGAAAACGCCAATATGAACGCCGATACGCCTGCGGGGATGATGATGAAATTTGCCAGCGAGAGCACCAAGCCGTTTGTAGACGATTTTTTATTGACGGAGCCTGTGCGCTCGGCGATTAAAAATGCGTATATCCACATTCATGACAAAGATTATTATCCCACCAAAAGTTTAACCTGCGTTCAGCATCCTTTAGACAAGATTTTGCAAGAAGGATTCAATGCGGGGCACGGAGAATCTCGTCCCGCCAAGCGAATTGAAACGGCGAGTATGCTTGCTTGTATTTCGCTTGAAACGGTGCAAAACGAAATGCATGGCGGACAAGCCATTCCGGCGTTTGATTTTTATTTAGCACCTTTTGTTCGCTCGAGTTTTATCGAAGAATTAAAAACGCTTGAAACACTTTACGGACAAGATTTTTCGCACCTTTATCAAAAAGAATTCAAGGATTATTTATTCAAAGAATTAGACGGATTGCAAGGCGAAGAGCGAGTATTGCAGCACGCCATGAATAAAACGACTGAGCGTGTGCATCAAGCCATGGAAGCTTTTATCCATAATATGAACACCATTCATTCTCGTGGTGGAAATCAAGTGGTCTTTAGCTCCATAAATTATGGTACAGATACTTCGGCCGAAGGTAGATGCGTGATTCGTGAATTGCTACGAAGCACTTACGAAGGCGTGGGAAATGGTGCCACGGCGATTTTCCCGATTCAGATTTGGAAGAAAAAACGCGGCGTGAGCTATCTTAAAAATGATCCAAATTATGATTTATATAAAATGGCGTGCAAGGTAACGGCAAAACGCTTTTTCCCGAATTTTTTAAACTTAGATGCGGACTTTAATCAGCACGAAAAGTGGCAAGAAAACGACCCTAAACGCTACTTATATGAAATGGCAACAATGGGCTGCCGCACACGCGTGTTTGAAAATAATTTTGGCGAAAAAACCTCGGTGGGTAGAGGTAATTTGTCTTTTACAACGATTAATATCGTGCGCTTAGCCATTGAGTGTATGAATATTGAAGATGAAGAAAAACGAATTTCGGCATTTTTTGAAAAATTAGATAAGATGCTAGTGCTTACTGCACAACAATTGCACGAGCGATTTGAATTCCAGAAAACAGCTTTAGCAAAACAATTCCCACTTTTGATGTCTAAATTATGGGTGGGCAGCGAAGAGATTTCGCCAAATGATACCATAGAAGCCGTCATTAATCAAGGAACTTTAGGTATTGGATTTATTGGCTTGGCGGAATGTTTGGTGGCGTTGATAGGAAAACATCACGGAGAGTCCGAAGAAGCACAAGCATTAGGCTTAAAAATCGTAAGCCATATGTGCGATAAAACCAAAGAATTTACCCAGCAATATCAGCATAATTATAGTCTATTGGCAACGCCTGCCGAAGGGCTTTCGGGGGGATTCACGCGCCGAGATCGCAAGGCTTTTGGTGAATTGAAGGGAATTACCGATCGAGAATTTTATACCAATTCAAATCATGTGCCTGTGTATTATAAATGTTCTGCGGCGCACAAAGCTGAAATTGAAGGGTCGTATCATGCGCTCACTCGTGGCGGACACATCTTTTATGTGGAAATCGATGGAGATGCAACGAACAATCCAGAAGCAATCATGCGAATTGTAGATATGATGGATGCTAATAATATTGGGTATGGTTCAGTGAATCACAACAGAAATCGTTGTTTAGATTGTGGTTACGAAAACGCTGAAAAAGATTTAACGCGTTGCCCAAAATGCGATAGCGAACGCATAGATAAATTACAACGAATTACAGGTTATCTCGTTGGAACCACCAACCGATGGAATAATGCTAAATTATCTGAGCTCAACGCGCGTGTAACGCATGACTAAGGAAATTTCAGTTTTAAAAATCATCGAAGGTACTTGCGTAGATGGGGTAGGTTTTCGTACATCGATTTATGCGGCGGGCTGCGGTTTTCGCTGCAAGGGCTGTCACAATCCGCAATCTTGGTGTATAGAAAATGGCGTGTGGACTCCAGTGGGAGATTTGCTCGAAATTGTGGCGAAAAATAAATTTGATGATGTCACTTTTAGTGGTGGAGACCCTTTGTTTCAAGTTGAAGGTTTTAGTCTTTTAGCTAAAAAGATAAAGGCAGAAACAGGCAAAAATATTTGGTGTTACACGGGCTATACTTTCGAGAAAATAATTCAAAATCCGAATTTAGCCCAAATTTTACCTTATATCGATGTGCTAGTCGATGGGAATTTTATCCTGAAATTAAAAAATGAAGATCTGCCTTTTCGTGGTAGTGAAAATCAACGATTAATCAATGTTCCCAAATCGCTGAAAAGGGGAGAAGTGATAGTTTTAGAGTTAGATAATGAGATTTAATTAAAACAAAAACGGCTTTCATATATGAAAGCCGCTTCTTTAATGTATAAAACAAAGTTATGAAAAATTTCTTATTTTAAGCTCTTTTGCCATTCCCAAGCAGTGCGTAATGCTTCTTCAAGTGGCGTATCTGGATTCCAGCCAAGCTCTTTAGATGCTTTGGAGTTATCGGCATAAGCTGCGGTGATGTCTCCAGCGCGGCGTTCAGTAATTTTGTAATTTAATTTTACACCATTTGCTTTTTCAAATGCTTGAATTACTTCCAGTACAGTAGAGCCTGTTCCTGTTCCCAAGTTGAATACTTCGTAGTTTTCTTTGTTTTTGTGTTCTACAAGGCGTTTCAACGCTTTCACATGGGCTTTGGCTAAATCTACTACATAGATGTAATCTCTTACCGCTGTTCCGTCACGAGTTGGGTAATCATCTCCAAACACAGAAAGACATTCTCTGATGCCTGCTGCAGTTTGAGTTACAAATGGGATTAAGTTATTTGGCACGCCTTTAGGCAATTCCCCGATCAAAGCACTTGGGTGGGCTCCAATTGGGTTAAAGTATCTAAGCGCAATCACATGCTTGTTGAACGCACGAGAGAAATCTTCTAAAATCTCTTCGCCCATTTGTTTAGTTTTACCGTAAGAACTTTCTGCTTTTTTGATTGGAGCAGTTTCATCAATTGGTAATTTATCTGCCTGTCCATAAACGGTGCAAGACGAACTAAAGATGAAGTTGTCTACATTATTTTCTTTAGCAGCTTCAAGCAAGTTTAAAAGACCTAAAATGTTGTTTCTGTAGTACATCAGAGGTTTTTCCATAGATTCTCCCACCGCTTTGTGAGCCGCAAAATGGATAATCCCTTGAATGTCTTGATGGCTGAAAAACTCATCAACAGCTTCTTGGTCTTTAAGATCTAAAATGTGAGTTTCAACTGGTTTTCCAGTGATTTTTTCTATTCTTTCTTGTACAAATTCTTCTGAGTTAGATAAATCATCGATTACGACCACCTCAAAACTTTCGTTTTGCAATTCGACTACGGTGTGCGAGCCAATATAGCCCAAGCCACCGGTAACTAGTACTTTTTTACTCATTTAAAATAATTTTTAAGGGTTGTTGTTATATATTCTAATT
This Ornithobacterium rhinotracheale DNA region includes the following protein-coding sequences:
- a CDS encoding NAD(P)H-dependent glycerol-3-phosphate dehydrogenase — encoded protein: MKSLYLYLHMETFTSNLRVGVLGSGSFGTAIVKILCENLPKVNWCVRNTYTRNYIQQECRNPNYLSSVEFDVEKLQLTTSVNQLVRNSDVIIFVVPSIYLLDALKDLNQSLKNKIVVTAIKGLIPQQGRIITDYLKEELKVPEENLGVIAGPCHAEEIALERLSYITVGFTDPRKAYIAKRILTCDYVNVNASEDVYGIEHAAVIKNTFAIAAGIAHGLGYGDNFQAVLMSNAIREMKKYLKKISPVKRNVNDSVYLGDLLVTGYSYFSRNRMLGTMIGKGYTVKSALMEMNMVPEGYYATEGIQQIAKANELKMPILKAVYKILYQNKTPQKQFGKLTKKLD
- a CDS encoding anaerobic ribonucleoside triphosphate reductase; its protein translation is MIQSVIKRDGRIVGFNEEKICTAIRKAMLHTDAGADEPLIQKIANHIACASKEQMSVEEIQDQVEMHLMKSPRKDVAKKYITYRDQRNIARKAKTRDIFLEIIETKSNDITRENANMNADTPAGMMMKFASESTKPFVDDFLLTEPVRSAIKNAYIHIHDKDYYPTKSLTCVQHPLDKILQEGFNAGHGESRPAKRIETASMLACISLETVQNEMHGGQAIPAFDFYLAPFVRSSFIEELKTLETLYGQDFSHLYQKEFKDYLFKELDGLQGEERVLQHAMNKTTERVHQAMEAFIHNMNTIHSRGGNQVVFSSINYGTDTSAEGRCVIRELLRSTYEGVGNGATAIFPIQIWKKKRGVSYLKNDPNYDLYKMACKVTAKRFFPNFLNLDADFNQHEKWQENDPKRYLYEMATMGCRTRVFENNFGEKTSVGRGNLSFTTINIVRLAIECMNIEDEEKRISAFFEKLDKMLVLTAQQLHERFEFQKTALAKQFPLLMSKLWVGSEEISPNDTIEAVINQGTLGIGFIGLAECLVALIGKHHGESEEAQALGLKIVSHMCDKTKEFTQQYQHNYSLLATPAEGLSGGFTRRDRKAFGELKGITDREFYTNSNHVPVYYKCSAAHKAEIEGSYHALTRGGHIFYVEIDGDATNNPEAIMRIVDMMDANNIGYGSVNHNRNRCLDCGYENAEKDLTRCPKCDSERIDKLQRITGYLVGTTNRWNNAKLSELNARVTHD
- the nrdG gene encoding anaerobic ribonucleoside-triphosphate reductase activating protein, with the protein product MTKEISVLKIIEGTCVDGVGFRTSIYAAGCGFRCKGCHNPQSWCIENGVWTPVGDLLEIVAKNKFDDVTFSGGDPLFQVEGFSLLAKKIKAETGKNIWCYTGYTFEKIIQNPNLAQILPYIDVLVDGNFILKLKNEDLPFRGSENQRLINVPKSLKRGEVIVLELDNEI
- the galE gene encoding UDP-glucose 4-epimerase GalE codes for the protein MSKKVLVTGGLGYIGSHTVVELQNESFEVVVIDDLSNSEEFVQERIEKITGKPVETHILDLKDQEAVDEFFSHQDIQGIIHFAAHKAVGESMEKPLMYYRNNILGLLNLLEAAKENNVDNFIFSSSCTVYGQADKLPIDETAPIKKAESSYGKTKQMGEEILEDFSRAFNKHVIALRYFNPIGAHPSALIGELPKGVPNNLIPFVTQTAAGIRECLSVFGDDYPTRDGTAVRDYIYVVDLAKAHVKALKRLVEHKNKENYEVFNLGTGTGSTVLEVIQAFEKANGVKLNYKITERRAGDITAAYADNSKASKELGWNPDTPLEEALRTAWEWQKSLK